The genomic region AGCCAAAAGTACTGCTTTTAGACGAGCCAACAGCCAGCTTAGATATAAACTATCAGATAGAGATACTAAAATTACTTAAAAAACTACAAAAGAAAACCGATCTAACAATTATCTGTGTCCTACACGACATTCAATTAGCTGCTGAGTTTTCTCAGCAAATATTACTGCTTAATGATGGCAGAGTAATTGATGTTGGCAAACCACACAAGATTATAAACCCAGAAAATATCCGCCGTACTTTTAACATAAATTCTCATGTTTACTGGGATTCATTTAGAGAAAAGTTAACGTTAATTCCAATAGAAAAAGAACAACAGCCGGATAAGTTTCTAGGTAAAATCCATATAATTGCTGGCGGAGGAAGTGCAGGCAATATTTTAGAGGTTTTACGTCACAAAAACTGTGAAATTTCTATGGGAGTTATTAATGTTGGGGATAGCGATTGGCAAAAGTGTAAAGAATTAAATATAAAAACAATAACAGTTCAACCATACTCACCTATTACCGAAGAGGCATATAAGCAAAATACTCAAGAAGTACTCAAGTCGGATTTTATCATTTTTTGCCACACGCCAATTGGCAATGGAAACCTAAAAAATCTTAAAGCTCTTCAACTAGCAAACCAAAATGAAAAAACCATTATTATTGTTGAAGGGGAACAATTTACCAAAAGGGACTTTACCGACGGCGGTGAAGGCAGTAAAATATATGATGAGTTAACAAAGTGCGAAAACGTATTTAAAGTTCAAAATGTAAACGAGTTGTTCAATATTTTGGAGGTGGAATAGGTGTTTAAAGGATTAGTACAGATCTATACAGGGAATTCTAAGGGAAAGACAACAGCTGCTTTAGGACTTTCTTTAAGAGCTATAGGCCATGGATATAATGTTTATTTTATGCAATTTATGAAAGGCAGTAACTATTACGGTGAAATTGCTACGCTTAATAAACTTTCCGATAAAATAAAGCATGCTCAATTTGGCCGGCCTTGTAGAAACGGTGGATTGATAAAAGCTGGACTTTCGACATGCATAGCTTGTGGTGATTGTTTTATAAAACAGGGCGAGGATATAACAAAAGATAAAGAAGAAATGGAAAAAGCATTAGAGTTTACCATTGAGATAATCCAATCACAAAAATACCAAATAGTAGTACTAGATGAAATTTTAAACTGCCTATACTTTGATTTGATTACAAAGAAGCAGCTTCTTGATATCCTAGAAAGAAAACCGGATAACGTTGAGCTTGTATTGACAGGAAGAAACGCTCCTGATGATATTATAGCTAAAGCAGATCTGGTCACAGATATGGGCCAAATTAAACATCCCTTTGAAAAGGGGGTAATGGCTAGAAGGGGGATTGAATATTAATCTTATTTCTAGTAAGATAACTAGGGGGGATGAGTATGGTTAAAGTAACACTTATGAATCAGTCAAAAGTTATAAAATGTAAAATCAGGCTCGATGTTCCTGGATATAATAAATCCGGTCGCTTTTTGTTTGGGAGTAAAGATGGCACCGCCATGGCAAAAGAAAATAGACTAAAGGAAATAAATATGCTAAAAAATGTCCCTCTTCAAGGTGTTAAATTTGAAAAAATCTCTTCTGCTTTAGATGTTTACACCATAGAAGAAGACGGTAAAACTATGGCGTATGCTCCTATAGAGGTAGAGGTTACAGCTGACATCTTAGAGGATATTCTGCCACTTATAACCCGTTCAGATTTTAGCAAAATTGAAATTGTTGAGCCATCTGACATCACTTTAGATAAAGGTCAAGGTGAAAGGTTACTGACAAGAATCGGATTAGAATACAGAAACAATATGTAGTTAAAATGAAAGGTGAGG from Proteinivorax hydrogeniformans harbors:
- a CDS encoding cob(I)yrinic acid a,c-diamide adenosyltransferase, translating into MFKGLVQIYTGNSKGKTTAALGLSLRAIGHGYNVYFMQFMKGSNYYGEIATLNKLSDKIKHAQFGRPCRNGGLIKAGLSTCIACGDCFIKQGEDITKDKEEMEKALEFTIEIIQSQKYQIVVLDEILNCLYFDLITKKQLLDILERKPDNVELVLTGRNAPDDIIAKADLVTDMGQIKHPFEKGVMARRGIEY
- a CDS encoding ABC transporter ATP-binding protein, with product MIQVKNLTVNRGGKNIIAQLDHDFVKGKFTSILGPNGSGKTTLLKAISGLIPYSGQVEILGQDLSKMKITKRADNMAILPQVTHLNSDLSVFEIVSMGRFYKSQQIFQSLSNQDEEIITHAMEMTEIKSLKDRKFLNLSGGEKQRVLLARALAQQPKVLLLDEPTASLDINYQIEILKLLKKLQKKTDLTIICVLHDIQLAAEFSQQILLLNDGRVIDVGKPHKIINPENIRRTFNINSHVYWDSFREKLTLIPIEKEQQPDKFLGKIHIIAGGGSAGNILEVLRHKNCEISMGVINVGDSDWQKCKELNIKTITVQPYSPITEEAYKQNTQEVLKSDFIIFCHTPIGNGNLKNLKALQLANQNEKTIIIVEGEQFTKRDFTDGGEGSKIYDELTKCENVFKVQNVNELFNILEVE